The Pseudomonas hefeiensis genomic sequence GGCGAGCTGAAACGCGGCCTGAAAAATCGACACATTCAACTGATCGCCCTCGGCGGCGCGATCGGTACAGGCCTGTTCCTCGGCTCAGCGGGGGTGCTGAAGTCAGCCGGCCCGTCGATGATCCTCGGTTACGCCATTTGCGGCTTCATTGCCTTCATGATCATGCGCCAGTTGGGCGAGATGATTGTCGAAGAGCCAGTGGCCGGCTCCTTCAGTCACTTTGCCCACAAGTATTGGGGCGGTTTCGCCGGCTTCCTGTCGGGCTGGAACTGCTGGATTCTTTATATTCTGGTGGGCATGTCCGAGCTGACCGCGGTCGGCAAGTACATCCACTACTGGGCGCCGGACATCCCGACCTGGGCCTCGGCGGCGGCGTTTTTCGTCCTGATCAACGTCATCAACCTGGCCAACGTCAAAGTCTTTGGCGAGGCCGAGTTCTGGTTCGCGATCATCAAGGTCGTGGCGATTGTCGGCATGATTGCCCTGGGTAGCTATCTGCTGGTCAGCGGCAATGGTGGTCCGCAAGCTTCGGTGACCAACCTGTGGGCCCACGGTGGATTCTTCCCTAATGGCGTGAGCGGCCTGGTGATGGCGATGGCGATCATCATGTTCTCCTTCGGTGGCCTGGAAATGCTCGGCTTCACTGCCGCCGAGGCCGACAAACCGAAAACCGTGATCCCCAAGGCCATCAATCAGGTGATCTACCGGATCCTGATTTTCTACATCGGCGCTCTCGTGGTGCTGTTGTCCCTGACCCCCTGGGACAGCCTGCTGAACACACTCAATGCCTCCGGCGATGCCTACAGCGGCAGCCCGTTCGTGCAGGTGTTCTCGATGCTGGGCAGCAATA encodes the following:
- a CDS encoding amino acid permease; its protein translation is MTVVENTHSGELKRGLKNRHIQLIALGGAIGTGLFLGSAGVLKSAGPSMILGYAICGFIAFMIMRQLGEMIVEEPVAGSFSHFAHKYWGGFAGFLSGWNCWILYILVGMSELTAVGKYIHYWAPDIPTWASAAAFFVLINVINLANVKVFGEAEFWFAIIKVVAIVGMIALGSYLLVSGNGGPQASVTNLWAHGGFFPNGVSGLVMAMAIIMFSFGGLEMLGFTAAEADKPKTVIPKAINQVIYRILIFYIGALVVLLSLTPWDSLLNTLNASGDAYSGSPFVQVFSMLGSNTAAHILNFVVLTAALSVYNSGTYCNSRMLLGMAEQGDAPKALAKIDKRGVPVRSILASAVVTLVAVLLNYFIPQHALELLMSLVVATLVINWAMISYSHFKFRQHMNQTRQTPLFKALWYPYGNYVCLAFVVFILGVMLLIPGIQISVYAIPVWLVFMWVCYVIKNKRSARHELAGAAAAK